The window CCCGGCGCTCCGCCCAGGGCGGCCTGGTCCGGGTTCCCGCTCCCCGGCGCCGGGTTCGGCCAACCGACCAGCAACAGCACGATGACCAGGAAGTGGACCAGCGGTTTCAAGAAGCGGCCTTTCGGGTTGGGCTGTGTTGCGTATTTCAATGACCTGATCCTCCTCAGCGCCTTCCGGCCAATGAGAGTTCCAACTCTTGCTCGCCGGCGGTGAGCAGAACGGTGTCCTTGTCGATTTTCGAGACGGTCCAAACGCTCTGCACCAGGTCCCCTTCGGAGACCACGTAGGCGGCGTCGCCGGCCTCGATGATGGCCAGGTTGCCCCCGCGGCCGCCCAGGATGACGCCGGCGAGTTCCAGGGGGCCTATAAACGGATCCTTGACCTGTTTGCGTTTGGGAGTTTCCTCCGGTACCGGGTCCAGCGGCCTCTTGGTCTTGGGCAAAACCTCGTACGCCTGGCCGGCTTTGTCCGGGCCGGTTCCGGGCGGGGCCTGGTCGGCGGGAACGTTGCCGGCGTCAGGCTTCAGGATGACGTACGTCACTGTGCCCGCGCTGATAACGACAAAGGCGATGCCCAGCGCCGCGATGACCCGCAGGTGGCGTTTGAAAAACTCGGTCCTGCTGGTCCGTTCCACGTTCACTTCAGGGTTGCTCTCGGCCACGCCAAGCTCTCTCTCCTTCCCCCTTCTGGTTAAGGGACACCGGAACACAGAGGGTTTACTCCTGGATACAAATTGGAGATTCGGCGCGAATATTGAGTTTTCCTTCCGGATTTTGGGGCATGACTAGTTTTTTGCGGTTCATTACGGGAACTTGTGAATCGCCGGCGATTGTGTGGATGGTTTGAGTAGTGCCAAGCAGGTGTTTCGACAACATTGCATATAATTCCTGGAATATCTATACTTTGAGTATGTGACTACGTGTTTCGGGCGCTTATAGGTTCAAACTAAAACGTGGGGGTGCGGGTGGTTCTCGAGGGCCTCCTGATATTCGTGCTCGGATCCATCGTGGGCAGCTTTCTCAACGTCTGCATCCACCGCCTGCCGGTCGGGGAGTCGGTAGTGTTTCCACCGTCGCGGTGTGTCTCCTGCGGGGCGAAGCTGGGCTTTATCGACCTGGTGCCAGTGTTCAGCTTCCTCTATCTGCGGGGGCGGTGCCGCCGGTGCGGGGTGCCTATCTCGTGGCATTACCCGCTGGTGGAGTGCGCCGCCGGTTTGTTGTTTGTCCTGGCCTGGCTGCGGTTCGGCGCCACCTGGGCGACGCCGGGCGCCTGGGCACTCTTTGCGGTGTTGCTCATCGCAACGCTGATCGACCTCCGCCATGGAATCATTCCCGACCGGGTCGTGCTGGCCGGCCTGGTGCTGGGGTTGCCGCTGGTGGCGCTTCAGTCGTGGGCCGCCCTGCTCTGGGGCGCGGCCGCGTTTTTGGGGGCGGGCCTCTTCATGCTGGCCATCGCGGTGATATCCCGCGGGGGGATGGGTGGGGGCGATATCAAACTCGCGGCGCTGATGGGGCTCTACCTGGGTCCGGCGGGGGTGGCGCTGGCGCTGTTTCTGGCCTTTTTG is drawn from Candidatus Desulforudis audaxviator MP104C and contains these coding sequences:
- a CDS encoding prepilin peptidase, which translates into the protein MVLEGLLIFVLGSIVGSFLNVCIHRLPVGESVVFPPSRCVSCGAKLGFIDLVPVFSFLYLRGRCRRCGVPISWHYPLVECAAGLLFVLAWLRFGATWATPGAWALFAVLLIATLIDLRHGIIPDRVVLAGLVLGLPLVALQSWAALLWGAAAFLGAGLFMLAIAVISRGGMGGGDIKLAALMGLYLGPAGVALALFLAFLAGGTVAVLLLATGRKGRKDPVPFGPYLALGGIVAALWGREIISWYFGLWG